Proteins from one Acidobacteriota bacterium genomic window:
- the rffA gene encoding dTDP-4-amino-4,6-dideoxygalactose transaminase — protein MEEKRKDRFIPLHRPYFTPEEEEAVLSVLKSTRIGGNGPITKKVEEMLAKLTSSPYALLTTSCTHALEMGVMCFNISPGDEVILPSFAYVSAANAIVREGGKPVFAEIDPDTLNLDPKDAEQRITKKTRGFILIHYAGIPCDMDAFKKLAEKYGLFIIEDAAQGIGARYKGKHLGAIGDVGCISFHETKNITCGEGGAFLTGREDLFHKAEIIREKGTNRSAFLRGEIDKYSWAGVGSSFIPSELLAALLEVQLKRLEMVNERRGRIYHFYRERLSELEKKGKIRLPKIPDYATPNYHIFYFLMENEELTDKVLGRLRSRGIGATFHFVPLHSSPYGREVLGYREEDFPLTNRVSRSLIRLPLFPELTEEEINYIVEEVKRAILEV, from the coding sequence ATGGAAGAAAAAAGAAAGGATCGTTTTATTCCCCTTCATAGGCCTTACTTTACCCCTGAGGAGGAAGAGGCGGTCCTATCTGTGCTTAAATCGACCCGAATTGGGGGAAACGGTCCCATCACCAAAAAGGTAGAGGAGATGCTTGCGAAGTTGACCTCCTCTCCCTACGCCCTCCTCACCACTTCTTGTACCCACGCCTTAGAGATGGGGGTTATGTGTTTCAACATCTCACCAGGGGACGAGGTGATCCTCCCCAGCTTTGCCTATGTCTCGGCGGCAAACGCCATCGTCAGGGAGGGAGGAAAACCGGTCTTCGCCGAGATTGACCCCGACACTCTAAACCTCGACCCAAAAGACGCGGAACAACGGATAACCAAGAAAACACGGGGATTTATCCTTATCCACTATGCTGGTATCCCCTGCGATATGGACGCGTTCAAGAAGCTTGCTGAGAAGTATGGGCTCTTCATAATCGAAGATGCTGCTCAGGGGATCGGAGCAAGATATAAGGGAAAACACCTGGGAGCTATCGGGGATGTCGGCTGTATCAGCTTCCATGAGACTAAGAACATAACCTGTGGGGAAGGAGGAGCGTTTCTCACCGGGAGAGAGGACCTGTTTCATAAAGCGGAGATCATCAGAGAGAAAGGGACCAATCGCTCCGCCTTCCTCCGGGGGGAAATAGATAAATACAGCTGGGCTGGGGTGGGAAGTAGTTTCATCCCCTCCGAACTCCTTGCTGCCCTTCTCGAGGTACAGCTGAAGAGGCTCGAGATGGTAAACGAGAGACGAGGAAGGATCTACCATTTTTATCGAGAGAGATTGAGCGAGCTTGAGAAGAAGGGGAAAATAAGACTCCCCAAGATCCCCGATTATGCCACCCCTAATTACCACATCTTCTATTTTCTAATGGAGAATGAGGAGCTAACCGATAAGGTCTTAGGAAGACTAAGGAGCCGGGGGATAGGCGCCACCTTTCACTTTGTCCCCCTTCATTCCTCTCCTTACGGGAGGGAGGTTTTGGGGTATCGGGAAGAAGACTTTCCCCTCACCAACCGGGTGAGCAGAAGCCTTATCCGTCTTCCCCTCTTTCCAGAGCTCACGGAAGAAGAGATAAACTACATTGTGGAAGAGGTAAAAAGGGCGATTCTGGAGGTATAA
- a CDS encoding acyltransferase has product MKAYREIGFKKSAKFFFATIALILFRLMIFPQLRRWCLKLFGAKVGRDTIIHNVKFFNCYRVGFSGLEIGDDCFIGDETMIDLAQKVVLEDQVTLAERVLILTHTNVGFRDHPLQPYFPSFAKEVRIKRGAFVGSNVTVLPGVTIGECAFVAAGALVREDVPPWSLVAGVPAKVIRKIERES; this is encoded by the coding sequence ATGAAGGCGTATCGGGAGATAGGGTTTAAAAAGAGCGCTAAGTTTTTCTTTGCCACTATTGCTCTTATTCTCTTCAGGTTGATGATATTTCCCCAGCTGAGGAGATGGTGCTTGAAACTCTTCGGGGCGAAGGTGGGGAGGGATACCATAATCCATAATGTGAAGTTCTTCAACTGCTATCGGGTAGGTTTTTCCGGTCTTGAGATAGGAGATGATTGCTTCATTGGGGATGAGACGATGATCGATCTCGCTCAGAAGGTGGTGCTCGAGGATCAGGTCACCTTGGCTGAGCGGGTGCTCATCCTTACTCATACCAATGTGGGTTTCCGCGATCATCCGCTCCAGCCGTATTTTCCCTCTTTTGCCAAGGAGGTGAGGATAAAGCGCGGTGCCTTTGTTGGCTCCAATGTTACTGTTCTTCCTGGAGTTACTATTGGTGAATGCGCCTTTGTTGCCGCGGGAGCTCTTGTGCGGGAGGATGTCCCCCCTTGGTCGCTGGTTGCCGGGGTGCCAGCCAAAGTGATAAGAAAAATTGAACGAGAGAGCTAA